GCAATTGGACTGCCGACGATTAAGCCTGTTGCGGATACGCTGTGTGCGTTGGGACTGATCAGCCGCTGGATTCGGGATGAAGAAGCCACGCTTTCAGCAGGGAGCCGATTGTTTAATGAGTGGTATAGGGAAACGGTGGCTTCCTAAGATAGAGATAGGATTTGTCCCATCCTGTTGATGGGCCATGCAAGATGGGCGTCAATTACTCAGTAAGTCTGTAAATAAAAAAGAGGAACTCTTCGTGGGAGCGTTTAAAATCTTTTCTGCTGAATTCAAGGCGAGTTGCGGGACGGTTGAGCAATTTCTGAAACCGACACTTCCGGAAGTGGCCATCGTCGGCCGCTCCAATGTCGGGAAATCGTCGGCCATTAATTGTTTGGTGAATCACAAAGGGTTAGCCAAGGTCGGCAAGACCCCAGGAAAAACGCAAACCATTAATTTTTTTGAGATTGTCACGAACGGTCCCCGGTTCATGCTAGTCGATTTGCCCGGATATGGATTTGCCAAAGTGCCTGAACGGATTCGAGAGCTCTGGGGTCCCCTGATTGAAGAATATTTGCGGACACGCAAGAACTTACAGGGTGTGGTGGTGCTGGTGGATTCCCGCCGGGTGCAGGAATCGGATCAGGCGATGGTTGAGTGGCTCATGAGGTTGAAGATACCCGTGATGGTAGTGGCCACCAAGGCGGATAAGGTCACAAGGGGTCACCGCCAGGCCGCGCTTCGTGAATTGCGTGAGGGTTTGGGCATGGAGGAGGACCCGCTTTTCCTGTCTGCCTACACCGGGGAAGGCAAGCAAATACTGCTTGACCAGTTGCGGGAGGTGCTCACTCTGGACTCTCCCCTTCCCTAAGTGAGTGTTGAAAAAGGCCGCCAGCGGCGTTCTCGCCGCGTGGTCGTGCTCAGGTACTCCTTCGTACGCTCCGCTCGCCCAAACGGCTGCGGCCTTGCTGGACGAGCCTTTTTGAACACTCCCTTGTTTTCCACGTGCGAGGTCCTGTTAAAGAATCTAAAGATGAAAAGGCAAGCACGCGGAATATTCAACAGCCTCCGAATCACATTCTTTTTTATCCACCACATATGTCTTCATGGCTGGTTTCATTGGGAAGTTGAAGAACTTCCATGAGATCCCCTATTCTGACGGGTCTCTCAGGTATTTACATATTATCTATTCATGCACGGCCGGCGAATGGAATAGCCGGCTCTCCCTGTATATTTATTCATTTCTCAATATGAAGGTAAGCCATGCCACTGTTTGGTGATACGAATACACCCATGACCTTCAATCCTCCCTCCAGGCTTGATCGGATCGGGCCATCGCAGATTCGCGAAAATATGCGGATTGCCATGGAGCATGAGGCGATTAATCTGGCTCAAGGCCGTCCCGACTTTCCCACCGCACCTGTGGTGAAGCAAGCCGCAATCGATGCCATTACCAATGATCACAATCAATATTCGGTGACCTGGGGATTAGCGGAGTTACGCGAAGCCATTGCCGGACATGTGCACGAACGACATGGTTTGACTTTTGACCCCGAGACAGAGATCACCATTACCTGTGGTGTGACGGAAGCGATTGTGGCGGCCATGCTGGCGTTAGTCGAGAGTGGCGATGAGGTCATCATCATTGAACCCGCACACGAAAACTATGTTCCGGCTGTGTATTTTGCCGGCGGGACGCCCCGGTTTGTCACGCTTCGTCCGCCTGATTACGCGGTACCTCTGGATGAACTGCGATCTGCCATCAACCCTCGCACCAGGGCGATAATCCTGAATACTCCCCATAATCCCTCCGGCCATGTGTTCACGCGGGATGAACTGAACGCCATCCTGGCTCTGGCCGATCAGCATGGGATCTATGTGGTAACGGATGAAATCTATGATCATTTATATTACGAACCCTATCGGCATATTGCCCCGGCCACCCTGGCGCCCGATTGGAAAGGTCTGGTCGTCACCGGAGGCCTGTCAAAAATCTACGCGGCAACAGGGTGGCGCCTTGGGTATGTTCTGGCTTCAAAGGATGTGACGACCGCAATCCGCACGGTACATGATTACCTCACGATCTGTGCTCCCACGCCCTTCCAATATGCGGCGATCACGGCTTTGGCCTTACCCGAGACCTACTACACCGATCTACGAGCCAGATTCCTTCGGCGTCGGGAACTCACTATGCAGATTTTGACCGACAGTGGATTTGAGCCCTATTCTCCCCAGGGGGCCTATTATCTTTTAGCCGGCTATGGGCCTTGGGAACATCAGGGTGATTCCCAATCGTTTGCCACATGGTTGATCACTGAGGCGAAGGTGGCGGTGGTTCCGGGCAGCGCGTTTTACTACCAGGCCACAGATCTGGGACAACACCTCGTCCGTTTTGCCTTTGCCAAAACAAGCCAGGTGCTCAAGCAAGCCGGTGAGAACCTTGCCCAGGCGTTTCGCAAGCATTAAGGGAAAAACCATGTGAATGGTTTCATAACCCTCTCGTGGATACTCGATCTTCCTATGGAGTGTTGAACAAAATAGTTTCCAATGGCATTTTGGCTCCCAGGGACGTGGCCTATCAGAGACCTCGGGGCGGTTCAAAAAAGCAAGCCCTGAGTCTTCCCAAAGGGTTCGTACAGCAAGGCCGCAAATTGCCTGCCGTGTCCCGAAGGGCACACCTTTTGTTTTGCGCGCAGAGCGTACTTCCAGTACGTGAGCACGGAAAAATGGAGAGAACGCCGCTGGCGGGTTTTTACAACCGCCCCCCTGCCAATCATTTAGTCGATAGAAGGGAATAGTATATGACCACAGCAGCATGGGATGAGCTGTCTCAGCAGATCGCCGAACTGGATACTCTGGCCGGCATTGGAGGGCTTCTGGGTTGGGATCAGCAAGTGACCATGCCTTCAGGGTCGGCAGGGGGCCGTGCCCAACAGAGTGAGTTGATCGGACGGTTGTATCACGAACAAGCCACGTCAGCTCGATTGGGTGAACTCATTGAGGCGGTGGCAGCTCTACCTGATTCGACTCCGGAGCAGCAAGCCGCGGTTCGTAATATGCGCCGAACCTACCGCCGGGCTACCTGTGTGCCGTCGAAACTCGCCAGCAGGATCGCGAAGGCCAGCGCGAGTGGCGTCGCCGCATGGGGAGAAGCGAAAAAAGAAAAAAATTATGGCTTATTTGCCGAGAGCCTACAGACAAATGTGGATTTGGCACTCGAGCGGGCACAAGCCATTGACTCCAATCGACATCCCTATGATGTCCTTCTTGAAGACTATGACCCCGGGACGACCGTCGAGGATTTACGCCGGATGTTTGGCGCGCTGCAACAAGGCTTGTCCGATATCCGGCGCCAGGCTCTGGCCAGGAAAGAATCGGTCGCCTTCAACGATTATTTCGATAAGGCCACACAATTGGCGATGCACCAGGATATCGTTAAGGCGGTGGGATACGACACGACACGGGGAGCGTTGCACGAGGCGGAGCATCCATTTTCATGCCGTGTGGGCAGCGGGGATGTGCGTATTGCTACACATGTTCACGAACGGGATCTGCTCAGCGGGTTGGCGGCCACCATGCATGAACTCGGGCATGCGCTGTACGAGCAGGGTATTCCGGAGGGACAGGGTGGATCAGCCGTATATGCGGCGACGTCAACCGGCATGCATGAATCACAATCCCGTCTGTGGGAAAACATGATTGGACGATCCCGGGGATTTTATCGGTGGCTGCGACCGGTGTTCGCCCGACATTTTCCTGACAAGGCCTTTGATCCCGAATTGGTCTTCCTCGTCTCCAACCGGGTGACATCGGGAAGCATTCGGATTTTTGCGGAGGAAGTTTCCTATAACCTGCATATCATTTTCCGGTTTGAAATGGAGGTCGCTCTGTTGGAGCGACGCATCACGGTTGAGGATGTTCCAGCCGAATGGACTCGATTGAGTGAGCAATTCCTGGGAGTGCGACCAAAGGATGATGCAGAAGGTGTGTTGCAGGATGCCCATTGGGCAGGTGGGGCCTTTGGGTATTTTCCGAGTTACACCCTGGGAAATCTCTACGCGGCATCCCTCTTTGCCGTCTTACGTAAAAGCTTTCCGGATCTGGAGCACCGCATCGAAGAGGGAGATTTTGTGACTATCCTGAAATTCTTGCGGGAGCGGATCCATCGCCAGGGTCACCTGCATGAAACCCCGGACCTTTTACAAAAAGCCGTAGGAACCCGGGACCATGTCGAAGATTTGTTGAGCTATCTCCGTGAGCGGTATGTCGATCCTTAAATGTCTTTTCCCCTCATCCATTCCAGAAAATAGGATTACTCTTGTGGTGCTGAATGCTTCTGTCGAAAATATTGTTTGTCGATGTTGTAGGCCTTGAGCTTGCGCAGGAGCGTCCGTCGGCTAATGCCGGCCTGATTGGCCGACTCGGCAATGCGACCACTATTTTCTGACAGCACTGTTTCCAAATACTCCTTTTCAAGAGTAGTGAGGTGTGGCTCGAGGTAGGTGGCCAGCGTGAGGGACGGGTCGATAGACGGAGAGTGATCACCTTGGCTTTGAACAGGCTGATCCACGCTTTCCGTTTCAGGAGCTGGAAGAGCCGGGGAGGACCCTGGGATATCCTGGGAATACAAGACTTCGGCCAGGTCTTCCGCAGTCAATTCCCGGGTGTGCCCTTTTAACACCAGGCGTTGCGTGAGGTTTTCCAGTTGTCGCACATTGCCTGGCCAGGACTGCTCTAAGAGGAGATCCATGAAGGATTGGTGTAATTCCGGACAGTCCATTCCATAGTCCGCACACACGCGTTTCAGAAAATGCCCAAACATATAGAGGATATCCTCCGGTCTCTCTCGTAACGGGGGCACTTCTAACCGGATGACATCCAATCGGTAAAAGAGGTCTTCGCGAAAGGAGCCGGTTTGGACCGCGTTGGCCAATGAGGCATTCGTCGCGGCAATGACACGGGCATCAATGGGCACTTCATGATGAGATCCAACCGGTCTCACCGTTTGTTCCTGCAAGACCCGCAAAAGACTGAGTTGGGTTTGAACCGGCATATCCCCAATCTCATCCAGAAGGATGGTGCCGCCATCGGCATACCGAAATAATCCCTGCTTTTGTTGGTGGGCGCCGGTGAAAGCCCCCCGTTCATGGCCGAACAGTTCCGATTCAATAATTTCCGGACTGATCGTGCTGCAATTGACCGCCACAAATCGCCCGGTTCGCCCGGACTGCCGGTGAATCGCCCGGGCCAGTAAGTCTTTCCCCGTTCCGGTTTCCCCCACAATTAACACGGTGGCGTCAGAGCTCGCGGTGCGGGTAATGGTTTCGAAAATATCCCACATGACTCCGTTACGGCTGAGAATGCCTTCAAAGCTTCCCAGTCTTTTACGCGTATCACGCAAATCCGGTGTATCCGGAGAAACCTTTTGATTGGTCTGAATGGCCTCTATGGCTTGATGCAGTTTTTCATGCGAATCCTCATAAATCACATCCGATGCCCCGTTTTTCAAAACTGAATGGACGTAGGCTGCATCGGCTCCCGGTTTAAACACCAAGACATCAAGATAGGGTCTGTGTTCTTGTATGGTCGTCATCATGTCAAACACCAGGGAGTCTCCAAGGTACTGTCCATCGAGTATGACCAGGCGTGTCTGAGATCCAATCTCCAAGGTTTTCACATTTTCCGGGGTTTCCAGCCGTACGACTCCAAGTCCTTCACGACTTAAGGCCTTTTCCAGATCCGTGGAACCCATGATTACTATGGAAGAAGTTTCTGTCATTGAGACAATTGTGTCTCATAATAATTAAATGAGTCAAGTATGTCCCAAATATAGGGACATAACAGTCCCAAAATTCCCCAAAATCACGTAAATCAACGGGTTAACTGATGGAACAGGTCTTGCGAGGTATATATATAGGTATCTTGAGGTATGGATCAAGGAAGTTTCTCGACTGCCATAAAATTAACAAAAAAAGATTGGTCGAATGTCTGTCATTCAATGCGGGCAATGCGGGACCAATTTGTCTGGTTGCCCCCGAATACCTGTGCTAGAGGAGAAAAGAAAAATGTTAGCAGTATCTTGGCATTTGCCCCGTAAATTACGAAAACCAAAGGAAGTGTCCCCTTAGTTTTCGTCACAAATATACAAGCTTTTACCATTTTATCGATTGGGAAAATGCCGGTGTGAAGGAACGGATGCTCACACCAATTTTTCTCTGAAAACCATTAAACAGAATAGACAAGACCTCCGGCTTGACTCGTTAAGAGCATAAGTCCATGGCAAAAAATTTTTAAAAAAGGATCGATCTTCATGATGCAAAATCAAACGGAAATTGGGGAACGGCTACATCGAAGAAATGGGAAGAGGACTACCCAACGGCGGTTGGATATTCAGCCGGCCAAACGTCATGAAATGGTGATTGCGGCCAACATCCTTCGTTCATCTGCCGACTGGTACCGGCCGTTTCTCCATGAAAAAGATATGGCCCAGCATGAGGTGGATGAATCCTGGGGAGAGAGAGAGTTTGCCCGGCGGCAGTTTTATATCGGGCGGGAAGAGCAGGCACCGGTAGGCATCGTGTCTACGCAGTCAGTCGGAGACATGTTTTATATCGGATATATCTATGTGTATGATCACCAAACCGGCAAAGGGTTTGGGCCTCAATTACTTAATCACGTCCGTGATGTGGCTTGGCGGGAGGGAAAACGCGGCATGGTGTTAATTGCCCATCCCAAAGCCTACTGGGCCACGCGCTCTTATCGTCGTTTCGGCTTTGAATGCATTGCGACCACTCGTGAGCAAGTCTTAGAGTGGCGCGGCGGTTGGTTGAAACCCTACTATGAAGAGGGTTTTGAACTGTACCAATATCTGTTCTAACACTCCTTCCCTCACAAACAAGCGATTCTCTATTGCTGATGGGTTCTTCTTCCATTTGTCTGTAAACGGGGACAGGATGGAGGAGTTTATTCGAGATGTCCCCCACTAAAGGAGGTCTGCATGGAAAAGAACGCACCAGTGGTCAAAAAAGCCCGGGTAGGAAAGAGGGCGCCGGTGGCTCTGCTCGGCTATAGCCTGGAAACGATGGAAGCCGCAAAGGAGCACAATATTCCCTTCGTCGCGGTGGTGCCGGAGGGTTTTGATATCGCATTGAAAGAGGATGGGGTTGATGTGGTGACCTGGGACTATTATGTCCACAACCACAACTCCGACCGACTCTATGAAAAATTGGTTGAGCGAGGGGTGAGTCATGCAGTACCCCTGTATGAAGAAACGGTGGAATGGGCCGGGTCACTCAATACCCGCC
Above is a window of Candidatus Nitrospira neomarina DNA encoding:
- a CDS encoding carboxypeptidase M32, with the translated sequence MTTAAWDELSQQIAELDTLAGIGGLLGWDQQVTMPSGSAGGRAQQSELIGRLYHEQATSARLGELIEAVAALPDSTPEQQAAVRNMRRTYRRATCVPSKLASRIAKASASGVAAWGEAKKEKNYGLFAESLQTNVDLALERAQAIDSNRHPYDVLLEDYDPGTTVEDLRRMFGALQQGLSDIRRQALARKESVAFNDYFDKATQLAMHQDIVKAVGYDTTRGALHEAEHPFSCRVGSGDVRIATHVHERDLLSGLAATMHELGHALYEQGIPEGQGGSAVYAATSTGMHESQSRLWENMIGRSRGFYRWLRPVFARHFPDKAFDPELVFLVSNRVTSGSIRIFAEEVSYNLHIIFRFEMEVALLERRITVEDVPAEWTRLSEQFLGVRPKDDAEGVLQDAHWAGGAFGYFPSYTLGNLYAASLFAVLRKSFPDLEHRIEEGDFVTILKFLRERIHRQGHLHETPDLLQKAVGTRDHVEDLLSYLRERYVDP
- a CDS encoding pyridoxal phosphate-dependent aminotransferase; translated protein: MPLFGDTNTPMTFNPPSRLDRIGPSQIRENMRIAMEHEAINLAQGRPDFPTAPVVKQAAIDAITNDHNQYSVTWGLAELREAIAGHVHERHGLTFDPETEITITCGVTEAIVAAMLALVESGDEVIIIEPAHENYVPAVYFAGGTPRFVTLRPPDYAVPLDELRSAINPRTRAIILNTPHNPSGHVFTRDELNAILALADQHGIYVVTDEIYDHLYYEPYRHIAPATLAPDWKGLVVTGGLSKIYAATGWRLGYVLASKDVTTAIRTVHDYLTICAPTPFQYAAITALALPETYYTDLRARFLRRRELTMQILTDSGFEPYSPQGAYYLLAGYGPWEHQGDSQSFATWLITEAKVAVVPGSAFYYQATDLGQHLVRFAFAKTSQVLKQAGENLAQAFRKH
- a CDS encoding sigma-54 interaction domain-containing protein, with the protein product MTETSSIVIMGSTDLEKALSREGLGVVRLETPENVKTLEIGSQTRLVILDGQYLGDSLVFDMMTTIQEHRPYLDVLVFKPGADAAYVHSVLKNGASDVIYEDSHEKLHQAIEAIQTNQKVSPDTPDLRDTRKRLGSFEGILSRNGVMWDIFETITRTASSDATVLIVGETGTGKDLLARAIHRQSGRTGRFVAVNCSTISPEIIESELFGHERGAFTGAHQQKQGLFRYADGGTILLDEIGDMPVQTQLSLLRVLQEQTVRPVGSHHEVPIDARVIAATNASLANAVQTGSFREDLFYRLDVIRLEVPPLRERPEDILYMFGHFLKRVCADYGMDCPELHQSFMDLLLEQSWPGNVRQLENLTQRLVLKGHTRELTAEDLAEVLYSQDIPGSSPALPAPETESVDQPVQSQGDHSPSIDPSLTLATYLEPHLTTLEKEYLETVLSENSGRIAESANQAGISRRTLLRKLKAYNIDKQYFRQKHSAPQE
- a CDS encoding GNAT family N-acetyltransferase, coding for MMQNQTEIGERLHRRNGKRTTQRRLDIQPAKRHEMVIAANILRSSADWYRPFLHEKDMAQHEVDESWGEREFARRQFYIGREEQAPVGIVSTQSVGDMFYIGYIYVYDHQTGKGFGPQLLNHVRDVAWREGKRGMVLIAHPKAYWATRSYRRFGFECIATTREQVLEWRGGWLKPYYEEGFELYQYLF
- the yihA gene encoding ribosome biogenesis GTP-binding protein YihA/YsxC — its product is MGAFKIFSAEFKASCGTVEQFLKPTLPEVAIVGRSNVGKSSAINCLVNHKGLAKVGKTPGKTQTINFFEIVTNGPRFMLVDLPGYGFAKVPERIRELWGPLIEEYLRTRKNLQGVVVLVDSRRVQESDQAMVEWLMRLKIPVMVVATKADKVTRGHRQAALRELREGLGMEEDPLFLSAYTGEGKQILLDQLREVLTLDSPLP